A region from the Sphingopyxis lindanitolerans genome encodes:
- a CDS encoding SRPBCC family protein codes for MLWVEIARRIEAPADKVWQFTGDFAGTVLTRGYVARVETTGKGIGALRTYHLDPAIGGGAVVERLVELDDVERVITYDMVDYGPLPWADYGGRIQVTPAGPDACIFVIRTHFFPLDSEKGEELRGLSRSNIEMYIANLEAALGL; via the coding sequence ATGTTGTGGGTCGAAATCGCACGGCGGATCGAGGCGCCCGCCGATAAGGTCTGGCAATTCACCGGCGATTTCGCCGGTACCGTCCTGACACGCGGCTATGTCGCGCGGGTCGAGACGACTGGCAAGGGCATCGGTGCGCTCCGCACCTATCATCTCGATCCGGCAATCGGCGGCGGGGCGGTCGTCGAACGGCTCGTCGAGCTCGACGATGTCGAACGCGTCATCACCTATGACATGGTCGACTATGGCCCGCTGCCCTGGGCCGATTATGGCGGGCGGATCCAAGTGACACCAGCGGGCCCCGACGCGTGCATCTTCGTCATCCGTACCCATTTCTTCCCGCTCGATTCCGAAAAGGGCGAGGAACTTCGCGGCCTTTCGCGCAGCAATATCGAGATGTACATCGCCAATCTCGAAGCCGCTCTCGGCCTCTGA
- a CDS encoding ROK family protein yields MTYSPLIAGLELGGTKCVAILGTGPDDVRACETVPTTDPATTLAALEKILDGWRFDALGIASFGPLDLDPRSPDYGSISVTPKPGWAGTDLTRRVAARYGKPLAIQTDVVGAALAEQRWGAARELSSHCYITVGTGVGVGLISGSRPVQGMAHGEAGHMRVRRAPGDDFVGCCPFHGDCVEGLISGPALAKRFGRPASELPDGGDEWDLFVHDLAGLLHNLAVTAAPERIAIGGGVLASRERLFPKLRAALAASIAAYGSLAPYAEQLDCRLGPPGLGTMAGPLGALAVGLGALDKVGG; encoded by the coding sequence ATGACATATTCTCCATTGATCGCCGGTCTCGAACTGGGCGGCACCAAATGCGTCGCCATTCTGGGGACCGGGCCCGACGATGTTCGGGCCTGCGAAACGGTGCCGACCACCGATCCCGCGACGACCTTGGCTGCGCTGGAAAAGATACTCGACGGCTGGCGCTTCGATGCGCTCGGTATCGCCTCCTTCGGTCCGCTCGATCTCGATCCGCGCAGCCCGGATTATGGCTCCATCAGCGTGACCCCCAAGCCCGGTTGGGCCGGGACCGATCTCACGCGCCGGGTCGCCGCGCGCTACGGCAAGCCACTGGCTATCCAGACCGACGTGGTCGGCGCAGCGCTTGCCGAGCAACGCTGGGGCGCTGCGCGGGAATTATCGAGCCATTGCTATATCACGGTGGGCACCGGCGTTGGCGTCGGACTGATCTCGGGCAGCCGGCCGGTGCAGGGCATGGCGCATGGCGAGGCGGGGCATATGCGCGTGCGTCGCGCGCCCGGCGACGATTTTGTCGGCTGCTGTCCGTTTCACGGCGATTGCGTCGAGGGACTGATCTCGGGGCCGGCGCTCGCCAAGCGGTTCGGCCGACCGGCGAGCGAGCTTCCCGACGGGGGCGATGAATGGGATTTGTTTGTCCACGATCTCGCCGGGCTGCTGCATAATCTGGCCGTCACCGCGGCGCCCGAGCGGATCGCGATCGGCGGCGGCGTGCTGGCCTCACGCGAACGGCTGTTTCCCAAGCTGCGCGCGGCACTCGCCGCGAGTATCGCCGCCTACGGATCGCTCGCCCCTTATGCTGAGCAGCTCGACTGCCGCCTCGGCCCGCCTGGACTGGGGACGATGGCTGGTCCCTTAGGCGCGCTCGCGGTGGGGCTCGGCGCTTTGGACAAAGTGGGCGGATAG
- a CDS encoding type IV toxin-antitoxin system AbiEi family antitoxin domain-containing protein, with amino-acid sequence MRECAIDLAERSGIVRTKDLEAIGVPRQYPPMMCREGLLVRVGYGVYRAAAKDSRPEESGTSPMTEHDKPSDFYSE; translated from the coding sequence TTGCGGGAGTGTGCAATTGATCTGGCCGAACGGAGTGGAATTGTCCGGACCAAAGATTTGGAGGCCATCGGCGTTCCCCGGCAATATCCTCCCATGATGTGCAGGGAAGGGCTTCTTGTCCGAGTGGGCTATGGTGTCTACAGAGCCGCCGCCAAAGACAGCAGGCCAGAGGAATCAGGCACCTCGCCAATGACAGAACACGACAAACCGTCCGATTTTTACTCCGAATGA
- a CDS encoding aminotransferase class V-fold PLP-dependent enzyme — protein MAAGLGLGPGRGVVSDSLHYDGALVLYGELAKRGMPLKVLAPRNHKIDYDELDKAITSDTKLVAVSHVSSWTGFKHDLKRVCEIAHAKGALVYADVIQSVGAIPLDVKERRCMTCPTLASPTRNSPSTAISRISICWPTPGCSCATPPTSITSILSTVSRSRVMRQTT, from the coding sequence ATTGCAGCGGGGCTCGGCCTCGGACCGGGCCGCGGGGTCGTGAGCGATTCGCTCCATTATGACGGTGCGCTGGTGCTTTACGGCGAGCTCGCAAAACGCGGCATGCCACTCAAGGTGCTCGCTCCGCGCAATCACAAGATAGATTATGATGAGCTCGACAAGGCGATCACATCCGACACCAAGCTTGTCGCGGTTTCGCATGTCTCGAGTTGGACAGGGTTCAAGCACGACTTGAAGCGCGTGTGTGAGATCGCGCATGCCAAGGGCGCTCTCGTTTATGCCGATGTCATCCAGTCGGTGGGCGCAATCCCGTTGGACGTGAAGGAGAGGCGCTGTATGACCTGCCCGACCTTGGCTTCCCCGACGAGGAACTCGCCTTCCACAGCGATATCCCGCATCTCGATCTGCTGGCCGACCCCTGGGTGTTCATGTGCAACACCACCGACTTCAATCACATCAATATTGTCCACGGTATCGAGATCGAGGGTGATGCGACAGACGACATAA